Proteins encoded by one window of Procambarus clarkii isolate CNS0578487 chromosome 92, FALCON_Pclarkii_2.0, whole genome shotgun sequence:
- the LOC123774945 gene encoding uncharacterized protein gives MNSQLRSKVKEGGFIKGEYYKHVTTHTQPRSCASDKLNKLPIPDSDKLNKLPIPDSDKLNKLPIPDSDKLKLPIPDSDKLKLPITDSDKLKLPITDSDKLNKLPIPDSDKLKLPIPDSDKLDKLPIPDSDNLNKLPIPDSDKLDKLPIPDSDNLNKLPIPDSDKLPIPDSDNLNKLPIPDSDKLDKLPIPDSDNLNKLPIPDSDKLDKLPIPDSDKLDKLPIPDSDKLDKLPIPDSDKLDKLPIPDSDKLDKLPIPDSWELPYYDNENIHKISQN, from the exons atgaatagccagTTAAGGAGTAAGGTGAAGGAGGGCGGCTTTATAAAAGGGGAGTACTACAAGCATgtcaccacacatacacagcctcgctcctgtgccag TGATAAGCTTAACAAGCTGCCTATCCCCGACAGTGATAAGCTTAACAAGCTGCCTATCCCCGACAGTGATAAGCTTAACAAGCTGCCTATCCCCGACAGTGATAAGCTTAAGCTGCCTATCCCCGACAGTGATAAGCTTAAGCTGCCTATCACCGACAGTGATAAGCTTAAGCTGCCTATCACCGACAGTGATAAGCTTAACAAGCTGCCTATCCCCGACAGTGATAAGCTTAAGCTGCCTATCCCCGACAGTGATAAGCTTGACAAGCTGCCTATCCCCGACAGTGATAACCTTAACAAGCTTCCTATCCCCGACAGTGATAAGCTTGACAAGCTGCCTATCCCCGACAGTGATAACCTTAACAAGCTTCCTATCCCCGACAGTGACAAGCTGCCTATCCCCGACAGTGATAACCTTAACAAGCTTCCTATCCCCGACAGTGATAAGCTTGACAAGCTGCCTATCCCCGACAGTGATAACCTTAACAAGCTTCCTATCCCCGACAGTGATAAGCTTGACAAGCTGCCTATCCCCGACAGTGATAAGCTTGACAAGCTGCCTATCCCCGACAGTGATAAGCTTGACAAGCTGCCTATCCCCGACAGTGATAAGCTTGACAAGCTGCCTATCCCCGACAGTGATAAGCTTGACAAGCTGCCTATCCCCGACAGTTGGGAACTACCATATTATGACAATGAAAATATTCATAAAATATCACAGAACTAG